A part of Rattus rattus isolate New Zealand chromosome 4, Rrattus_CSIRO_v1, whole genome shotgun sequence genomic DNA contains:
- the Zfand2b gene encoding AN1-type zinc finger protein 2B, with the protein MEFPDLGAHCSEPSCQRLDFLPLKCDACSGIFCADHVAYAQHHCGSAYQKDIQVPVCPLCNVPVPVARGEPPDRAVGEHIDRDCRSDPAQQKRKIFTNKCERSGCRQREMMKLTCDRCGRNFCIKHRHPLDHDCSGEGHPTSRAGLAAISRAQGLASTSTVPSPSRTLPSSSSPSR; encoded by the exons ATGGAGTTTCCGGACCTCGGGGCTCACTGTTCCGAGCCGAGCTGTCAGCGCTTGG ATTTTTTGCCACTCAAATGCGATGCCTGCTCCGGCATCTTCTGCGCAGACCATGTGGCCTACGCCCAGCATCACTGTGGATCAGCTTACCAAAAG GATATCCAGGTACCTGTGTGCCCGCTCTGTAATGTGCCTGTGCCGGTAGCCAGAGGGGAGCCTCCTGACCGGGCCGTAGGAGAGCATATTGACAGAGACTGTCGCTCTGATCCGGCACAGCAAAAACGCaag ATCTTCACCAATAAGTGTGAACGATCTGGCTGCCGGCAGCGAGAGATGATGAAACTGACTTGTGACCGCTGTGGCCGCAATTTCTGCATCAAGCACCGTCACCCACTGGACCATGATTGCTCTGGTGAAGGTCATCCGACCAGCCGGGCAGG GCTTGCTGCTATCTCCAGAGCACAAGGTCTGGCTTCTACAAGCACTGTCCCCAGTCCAAGTCGGACCTTGCCTTCGTCATCCTCCCCCAGCAGGTAG
- the Abcb6 gene encoding ATP-binding cassette sub-family B member 6, mitochondrial isoform X1, with protein MVTVGNYCEAEGPAGPAWTQNGLSPCFFYTLVPSTLMTLGVLALVLVLPCRRREVPAGTEELSWAAGPRVAPYALQLFLATLQMALPLASLAGRVGTARGVRLPGYLLLASVLESLASACGLWLLVVERSQARQSLAMGVWMKFRHSLGLLLLWTVTFAAENLALVSWNSPQWWWSRADLGQQVQFGLWVLRYMTSGGLFILGLWAPGLRPQSYTLHVNEEDQDVGRNQGRSTDPRSTWRDLGRKLRLLSGYLWPRGSPSLQLTVLLCMGLMGLDRALNVLVPIFYRDIVNLLTAKAPWSSLAWTVTTYVFLKFLQGGGTGSTGFVSNLRTFLWIRVQQFTSRGVELRLFSHLHELSLRWHLGRRTGEVLRIVDRGTSSVTGLLSYLVFNIIPTLADIIIGIIYFSMFFNAWFGLIVFLCMSLYLILTIMVTEWRAKFRRDMNTQENATRARAVDSLLNFETVKYYNAEGYELERYREAILKFQGLEWKSTASLVLLNQTQNMVIGFGLLAGSLLCAYFVSERRLQVGDFVLFGTYITQLYMPLNWFGTYYRMIQTNFIDMENMFDLLKEETEVKDVPGAGPLRFHKGRVEFENVHFSYADGRETLQDVSFTVMPGQTVALVGPSGAGKSTILRLLFRFYDISSGCIRIDGQDISQVTQISLRSHIGVVPQDTVLFNDTIANNIRYGRVTAGDSEVQAAAQAAGIHDAILSFPEGYETQVGERGLKLSGGEKQRVAIARTILKAPDIILLDEATSALDTSNERAIQASLAKVCTNRTTIVVAHRLSTVVNADQILVIKDGCIIERGRHEALLSRGGVYAEMWQLQQQGQETVPEDS; from the exons ATGGTGACTGTGGGCAACTACTGCGAGGCCGAAGGGCCGGCGGGGCCGGCATGGACTCAGAATGGCTTGAGTCCCTGCTTCTTCTACACTCTAGTGCCCTCGACACTCATGACTTTGGGGGTACTGGCCTTGGTGCTGGTTCTTCCCTGCAGGCGTCGGGAGGTGCCTGCTGGCACAGAGGAGCTATCTTGGGCGGCTGGCCCTCGGGTCGCTCCCTATGCGCTGCAGCTGTTTCTGGCGACACTTCAGATGGCACTGCCCCTGGCCAGTCTGGCTGGCCGAGTGGGCACTGCTCGGGGGGTCCGCCTGCCAGGTTACCTACTGCTGGCTTCTGTGCTGGAGAGTCTAGCCAGTGCCTGTGGCTTGTGGCTGCTCGTGGTGGAACGGAGCCAGGCACGGCAGAGTCTGGCAATGGGCGTCTGGATGAAGTTCAGGCATAGCTTGGGTCTTCTGCTCCTCTGGACTGTGACATTTGCAGCCGAGAACTTGGCCCTGGTATCTTGGAACAGCCCACAGTGGTGGTGGTCCAGGGCAGATCTGGGCCAGCAG GTTCAATTTGGCTTATGGGTCCTGCGTTATATGACCTCTGGAGGGCTATTTATCTTGGGGCTCTGGGCCCCTGGACTTCGCCCCCAGTCTTATACCCTACATGTTAATGAAGAAGACCAAGATGTAGGAAGGAACCAG GGCCGCTCAACAGACCCACGATCCACTTGGAGAGACCTCGGCAGGAAGCTTCGACTGCTGAGTGGCTACTTGTGGCCTCGGGGGAGTCCATCTCTGCAGCTGACTGTGCTCCTATGCATGGGCCTCATGGGGTTGGACCGAGCACTCAATGTGTTGGTCCCCATCTTCTATAGGGACATTG TGAACTTACTGACTGCGAAGGCTCCTTGGAGCTCCCTGGCCTGGACCGTTACCACCTATGTCTTCCTCAAGTTCCTGCAGGGGGGTGGCACTGGCAGTACAG GTTTTGTGAGCAACCTTCGAACCTTCCTGTGGATCCGGGTGCAGCAGTTCACGTCCCGAGGTGTGGAACTCCGTCTCTTCTCTCATCTGCATGAACTCTCACTGCGCTGGCACCTGGGCCGTCGGACTGGGGAGGTGCTTCGGATTGTGGACCGGGGAACATCCAGTGTCACAGGACTGCTCAG CTACCTGGTGTTCAACATCATCCCCACCCTGGCCGACATCATCATTGGCATCATCTACTTCAGCATGTTCTTCaatgcctggtttggcctcattGTGTTCCTGTGCATGAGTCTTTACCTCA TCCTCACTATTATGGTCACTGAGTGGAGAGCCAAGTTTCGCCGTGATATGAACACACAGGAAAATGCCACCCGGGCACGAGCAGTAGACTCTCTGCTAAACTTTGAGACG GTGAAATACTACAATGCGGAGGGTTATGAGTTAGAACGCTATCGAGAGGCCATCCTCAAGTTTCAG GGTTTGGAGTGGAAGTCAACGGCTTCACTGGTTTTACTGAATCAGACCCAGAACATGGTGATTGGATTTGGGCTCCTTGCTGGCTCCTTGCTTTGTGCATACTTCGTCAGCGAGCGACGGCTACAG GTTGGGGACTTTGTGCTTTTTGGCACTTATATCACCCAACTGTACATGCCTCTCAACTGGTTCGGCACCTACTACAG AATGATCCAGACTAACTTCATTGACATGGAGAACATGTTTGACTTgctgaaagaggaaacagag GTGAAGGATGTCCCTGGAGCAGGGCCCCTTCGTTTTCATAAGGGCCGGGTTGAGTTTGAAAATGTGCACTTCAGCTACGCTGATGG GCGGGAGACCTTACAAGATGTGTCCTTCACTGTGATGCCTGGACAGACGGTGGCTCTG GTAGGCCCATCTGGGGCAGGGAAGAGCACAATTTTACGCCTGCTGTTTCGCTTCTATGACATCAGCTCTGGCTGCATCCGAATAGATGGACAGGACATTTCACAG GTAACCCAGATCTCTCTCCGGTCTCACATTGGAGTTGTGCCCCAGGACACTGTCCTCTTCAACGACACCATTGCCAACAATATCCGCTATGGCCGTGTCACAGCTGGGGACAGTGAGGTACAGGCTGCTGCTCAGGCTGCGGGCATCCATGATGCCATCTTGTCTTTCCCTGAAG GGTATGAGACACAGGTTGGGGAGCGGGGTCTGAAGCTGAGTGGTGGCGAGAAGCAGCGAGTGGCCATTGCCCGCACCATCCTTAAGGCTCCTGACATCATTCTGCTGGATGAG GCAACATCAGCACTGGATACATCTAATGAGAGAGCCATCCAGGCCTCTCTGGCCAAAGTCTGCACCAACCGCACCACCATCGTAGTAGCACACAG GCTCTCAACTGTGGTCAATGCTGACCAGATTCTTGTCATCAAGGATGGCTGCATCATAGAGAGAGGAAG GCACGAAGCCCTGCTATCCCGAGGTGGCGTGTATGCTGAGATgtggcagctgcagcagcaagGACAAGAAACTGTCCCTGAAGACTCTTAA
- the Abcb6 gene encoding ATP-binding cassette sub-family B member 6, mitochondrial isoform X2 → MVTVGNYCEAEGPAGPAWTQNGLSPCFFYTLVPSTLMTLGVLALVLVLPCRRREVPAGTEELSWAAGPRVAPYALQLFLATLQMALPLASLAGRVGTARGVRLPGYLLLASVLESLASACGLWLLVVERSQARQSLAMGVWMKFRHSLGLLLLWTVTFAAENLALVSWNSPQWWWSRADLGQQVQFGLWVLRYMTSGGLFILGLWAPGLRPQSYTLHVNEEDQDVGRNQGRSTDPRSTWRDLGRKLRLLSGYLWPRGSPSLQLTVLLCMGLMGLDRALNVLVPIFYRDIVNLLTAKAPWSSLAWTVTTYVFLKFLQGGGTGSTGFVSNLRTFLWIRVQQFTSRGVELRLFSHLHELSLRWHLGRRTGEVLRIVDRGTSSVTGLLSYLVFNIIPTLADIIIGIIYFSMFFNAWFGLIVFLCMSLYLILTIMVTEWRAKFRRDMNTQENATRARAVDSLLNFETVKYYNAEGYELERYREAILKFQGLEWKSTASLVLLNQTQNMVIGFGLLAGSLLCAYFVSERRLQVGDFVLFGTYITQLYMPLNWFGTYYRMIQTNFIDMENMFDLLKEETEVKDVPGAGPLRFHKGRVEFENVHFSYADGRETLQDVSFTVMPGQTVALVGPSGAGKSTILRLLFRFYDISSGCIRIDGQDISQVTQISLRSHIGVVPQDTVLFNDTIANNIRYGRVTAGDSEVQAAAQAAGIHDAILSFPEGYETQVGERGLKLSGGEKQRVAIARTILKAPDIILLDELFL, encoded by the exons ATGGTGACTGTGGGCAACTACTGCGAGGCCGAAGGGCCGGCGGGGCCGGCATGGACTCAGAATGGCTTGAGTCCCTGCTTCTTCTACACTCTAGTGCCCTCGACACTCATGACTTTGGGGGTACTGGCCTTGGTGCTGGTTCTTCCCTGCAGGCGTCGGGAGGTGCCTGCTGGCACAGAGGAGCTATCTTGGGCGGCTGGCCCTCGGGTCGCTCCCTATGCGCTGCAGCTGTTTCTGGCGACACTTCAGATGGCACTGCCCCTGGCCAGTCTGGCTGGCCGAGTGGGCACTGCTCGGGGGGTCCGCCTGCCAGGTTACCTACTGCTGGCTTCTGTGCTGGAGAGTCTAGCCAGTGCCTGTGGCTTGTGGCTGCTCGTGGTGGAACGGAGCCAGGCACGGCAGAGTCTGGCAATGGGCGTCTGGATGAAGTTCAGGCATAGCTTGGGTCTTCTGCTCCTCTGGACTGTGACATTTGCAGCCGAGAACTTGGCCCTGGTATCTTGGAACAGCCCACAGTGGTGGTGGTCCAGGGCAGATCTGGGCCAGCAG GTTCAATTTGGCTTATGGGTCCTGCGTTATATGACCTCTGGAGGGCTATTTATCTTGGGGCTCTGGGCCCCTGGACTTCGCCCCCAGTCTTATACCCTACATGTTAATGAAGAAGACCAAGATGTAGGAAGGAACCAG GGCCGCTCAACAGACCCACGATCCACTTGGAGAGACCTCGGCAGGAAGCTTCGACTGCTGAGTGGCTACTTGTGGCCTCGGGGGAGTCCATCTCTGCAGCTGACTGTGCTCCTATGCATGGGCCTCATGGGGTTGGACCGAGCACTCAATGTGTTGGTCCCCATCTTCTATAGGGACATTG TGAACTTACTGACTGCGAAGGCTCCTTGGAGCTCCCTGGCCTGGACCGTTACCACCTATGTCTTCCTCAAGTTCCTGCAGGGGGGTGGCACTGGCAGTACAG GTTTTGTGAGCAACCTTCGAACCTTCCTGTGGATCCGGGTGCAGCAGTTCACGTCCCGAGGTGTGGAACTCCGTCTCTTCTCTCATCTGCATGAACTCTCACTGCGCTGGCACCTGGGCCGTCGGACTGGGGAGGTGCTTCGGATTGTGGACCGGGGAACATCCAGTGTCACAGGACTGCTCAG CTACCTGGTGTTCAACATCATCCCCACCCTGGCCGACATCATCATTGGCATCATCTACTTCAGCATGTTCTTCaatgcctggtttggcctcattGTGTTCCTGTGCATGAGTCTTTACCTCA TCCTCACTATTATGGTCACTGAGTGGAGAGCCAAGTTTCGCCGTGATATGAACACACAGGAAAATGCCACCCGGGCACGAGCAGTAGACTCTCTGCTAAACTTTGAGACG GTGAAATACTACAATGCGGAGGGTTATGAGTTAGAACGCTATCGAGAGGCCATCCTCAAGTTTCAG GGTTTGGAGTGGAAGTCAACGGCTTCACTGGTTTTACTGAATCAGACCCAGAACATGGTGATTGGATTTGGGCTCCTTGCTGGCTCCTTGCTTTGTGCATACTTCGTCAGCGAGCGACGGCTACAG GTTGGGGACTTTGTGCTTTTTGGCACTTATATCACCCAACTGTACATGCCTCTCAACTGGTTCGGCACCTACTACAG AATGATCCAGACTAACTTCATTGACATGGAGAACATGTTTGACTTgctgaaagaggaaacagag GTGAAGGATGTCCCTGGAGCAGGGCCCCTTCGTTTTCATAAGGGCCGGGTTGAGTTTGAAAATGTGCACTTCAGCTACGCTGATGG GCGGGAGACCTTACAAGATGTGTCCTTCACTGTGATGCCTGGACAGACGGTGGCTCTG GTAGGCCCATCTGGGGCAGGGAAGAGCACAATTTTACGCCTGCTGTTTCGCTTCTATGACATCAGCTCTGGCTGCATCCGAATAGATGGACAGGACATTTCACAG GTAACCCAGATCTCTCTCCGGTCTCACATTGGAGTTGTGCCCCAGGACACTGTCCTCTTCAACGACACCATTGCCAACAATATCCGCTATGGCCGTGTCACAGCTGGGGACAGTGAGGTACAGGCTGCTGCTCAGGCTGCGGGCATCCATGATGCCATCTTGTCTTTCCCTGAAG GGTATGAGACACAGGTTGGGGAGCGGGGTCTGAAGCTGAGTGGTGGCGAGAAGCAGCGAGTGGCCATTGCCCGCACCATCCTTAAGGCTCCTGACATCATTCTGCTGGATGAG CTCTTTCTGTAG
- the Atg9a gene encoding autophagy-related protein 9A gives MAQFDTEYQRLEASYSDSPPGEEDLLVHVAEGSKSPWHHIENLDLFFSRVYNLHQKNGFTCMLIGEIFELMQFLFVVAFTTFLVSCVDYDILFANKMVNHSLHPTEPVKVTLPDAFLPAQVCSARIQENGSLITILVIAGVFWVHRLIKFIYNICCYWEIHSFYLHALRIPMSALPYCTWQEVQARIVQTQKEHQICIHKRELTELDIYHRILRFQNYMVALVNKSLLPLRFRLPGLGEVVFFTRGLKYNFELILFWGPGSLFLNEWSLKAEYKRGGQRLELAQRLSNRILWIGIANFLLCPLILIWQILYAFFSYAEVLKREPGALGARCWSLYGRCYLRHFNELEHELQSRLNRGYKPASKYMNCFLSPLLTLLAKNGAFFAGSILAVLIALTIYDEDVLAVEHVLTTVTLLGVTVTVCRSFIPDQHMVFCPEQLLRVILAHIHYMPDHWQGNAHRSQTRDEFAQLFQYKAVFILEELLSPIVTPLILIFCLRPRALEIIDFFRNFTVEVVGVGDTCSFAQMDVRQHGHPQWLSGGQTEASVYQQAEDGKTELSLMHFAITNPGWQPPRESTAFLGFLKEQVQRDGAAAGLAQGGLLPENALFTSIQSLQSESEPLSLIANVVAGSSCRGPPLSRDLQGSRHRADVASALRSFSPLQPGQAPQGRVPNTMTGSGVDARTASSGSSVWEGQLQSLVLSEYASTEMSLHALYMHQLHKQQTQAEPERHVWHRRESDESGESAPEEGGEGARAPQPIPRSASYPCATPRPGAPETTALHGGFQRRYGGITDPGTVPRAPSHFSRLPLGGWAEDGQPASRHPEPVPEEGSEDELPPQVHKV, from the exons ATGGCACAGTTTGACACTGAATACCAGCGCCTAGAGGCCTCTTATAGCGATTCACCCCCAGGGGAAGAGGACCTGTTGGTGCATGTGGCTGAGGGGAGCAAAT CACCTTGGCACCACATTGAAAACCTTGACCTCTTCTTCTCTCGA GTTTATAATCTACATCAGAAGAATGGGTTCACATGTATGCTCATTGGAGAGATTTTTGAACTCAT gCAGTTCCTCTTTGTGGTTGCCTTCACCACCTTCCTGGTTAGCTGTGTGGACTATGACATCCTATTTGCCAACAAGATGGTGAACCACAGTCTCCATCCTACCGAGCCTGTCAAGGTCACCCTGCCAGATGCCTTTTTGCCTGCCCAAGTTTGCAGTGCCAG GATTCAGGAAAACGGCTCCCTCATCACCATCCTGGTCATCGCTGGTGTCTTCTGGGTCCACCGGCTTATCAAGTTTATCTATAACATTTGCTGCTATTGGGAGATCCACTCCTTCTACCTACACGCTCTGCGGATCCCAATG TCTGCCCTTCCGTATTGCACGTGGCAGGAAGTGCAGGCCCGGATTGTGCAGACGCAGAAAGAGCATCAGATCTGCATCCACAAGCGTGAGCTGACGGAGTTGGACATCTACCATCGCATCCTCCGTTTCCAGAACTACATGGTGGCACTGGTGAACAAATCGCTCTTGCCTCTGCGCTTCCGTCTGCCCGGCCTCGGAGAGGTTGTCTTCTTCACCCGTGGCCTCAAGTACAACTTTGAGCTCATCCTCTTCTGGGGACCCGGCTCTCTGTTTCTCAATGAATGGAGCCTCAAGGCCGAGTACAAACGTGGAGGGCAACGGCTAGAGCTGGCCCAGCGTCTCAGCAACCGCATCCTGTGGATTGGCATCGCCAACTTCCTGCTCTGTCCCCTCATCCTCATCTGGCAGATCCTCTACGCCTTCTTCAGCTATGCTGAGGTGCTGAAGAGAGAGCCGGGGGCCCTGGGAGCGCGTTGCTGGTCACTCTATGGCCGTTGCTACCTCCGCCACTTCAATGAGCTGGAACACGAGCTGCAGTCCCGCCTCAACCGAGGATACAAGCCCGCCTCCAAGTACATGAATTGCTTCTTGTCACCGCTACTGACTCTACTGGCCAAGAATGGTGCCTTCTTCGCGGGCTCTATCCTGGCCGTGCTTATTGCTCTCACGATCTATGATGAAGATGTGTTGGCAGTGGAGCACGTCCTCACCACTGTCACCCTACTGGGAGTCACGGTGACCGTGTGCAG GTCTTTCATCCCAGACCAGCACATGGTGTTCTGCCCTGAGCAGCTGCTCCGAGTGATCCTTGCCCACATCCACTACATGCCTGACCACTGGCAGGGTAATGCCCACCGCTCGCAGACCCGGGACGAGTTTGCCCAGCTCTTCCAGTACAAGGCA GTGTTCATTTTGGAGGAGTTGCTGAGTCCCATTGTTACACCCCTCATTCTCATCTTCTGCCTACGCCCACGGGCCCTGGAGATCATAGACTTCTTCCGAAACTTTACTGTGGAGGTCGTCGGTGTGGGGGACACCTGCTCCTTTGCGCAGATGGACGTTCGCCAGCACGGTCATCCTCAG TGGCTGTCTGGAGGGCAGACTGAGGCCTCAGTGTACCAGCAAGCCGAGGATGGGAAGACCGAGTTGTCACTCATGCACTTTGCCATCACCAATCCCGGCTGGCAGCCCCCTCGTGAGAGCACAGCCTTCCTGGGCTTCCTCAAGGAGCAGGTGCAGCGAGATGGAGCGGCTGCTGGCCTTGCCCAGGGTGGTCTGCTCCCGGAGAATGCCCTTTTCACATCCATCCAGTCCTTACAGTCTGAGTCCGAG CCACTGAGCCTCATTGCAAATGTGGTAGCAGGCTCGTCCTGCCGAGGACCCCCACTGTCCAGAGACCTGCAGGGCTCCAGGCACAGGGCTGATGTTGCTTCTGCCCTTAGATCCTTCTCCCCTCTACAGCCTGGACAGGCCCCTCAAGGCCGGGTTCCCAATACCATGACAGGCTCTGG AGTGGACGCCAGGACAGCCAGCTCCGGGAGCAGCGTGTGGGAAGGACAGCTGCAAAGCCTGGTGCTGTCTGAATATGCGTCCACTGAGATGAGCCTTCATGCCCTCTATATGCACCAG CTCCACAAGCAGCAGACCCAGGCTGAGCCCGAGCGGCATGTGTGGCACCGCCGGGAGAGTGATGAGAGTGGAGAGAGTGCCCctgaagaggggggagagggtgCCCGGGCCCCCCAACCCATCCCACGCTCTGCCAGCTATCCCTGTGCTACTCCCCGGCCTGGAGCACCTGAGACCACCGCCCTGCATGGGGGCTTCCAGAGGCGCTACGGGGGCATCACAG ATCCTGGCACAGTGCCCCGTGCTCCCTCTCACTTCTCCAGGCTGCCCTTGGGAGGATGGGCAGAAGATGGGCAGCCAGCATCAAGACACCCAGAGCCGGTGCCAGAGGAGGGCTCAGAGGATGAACTGCCCCCTCAAGTGCACAAG GTATAG